One Chitinophagales bacterium genomic window carries:
- a CDS encoding betaine-aldehyde dehydrogenase, with the protein MSSKTTRAKTYALSFDAGWSYAPAPEGTEHIELRERYNLFINGKFVEPEKGKYFETINPATEEKIAEVAEATADDVDRAVRAARKAYENVWSVMDPSERGKYIYRIARLIQERAREFAVIESLDGGKPIRESRTVDVPLAAAHFFYYAGWADKLRYAFPGRKPKPLGVAGQIIPWNFPLLMAAWKIAPALATGNTVVLKPAETTPLTALKLAELIQDAGLPPGVVNIVTGAGKTGAALVQHPDVDKIAFTGSTEVGKTIQRTLAGTGKKYTLELGGKAANIVFEDAPLDQAVEGIINGIFFNQGHVCCAGSRLFVQESIYEKLIRKLKDRMETLIVGNPLDKNTDIGAINSKAQLEKIQQYLHIGKQEGAEMYQTSCPVPQKGYWCRPTLFLNCSQSHRIVQDEIFGPVLAVQTFRTVEEAIEKANNTPYGLSGGVWTDKGSKIFKVSSKIRSGVIWANTYNKFDPTSPFGGYKESGMGREGGLHGLSAYIDLN; encoded by the coding sequence ATGTCATCCAAGACTACCAGGGCCAAAACGTATGCACTTTCCTTTGACGCAGGCTGGAGCTATGCTCCTGCTCCGGAAGGTACTGAACATATAGAACTCAGAGAGCGCTACAACCTTTTTATCAACGGAAAATTCGTTGAGCCGGAAAAAGGAAAATATTTTGAAACGATAAACCCTGCTACTGAAGAAAAGATTGCTGAAGTAGCCGAGGCTACGGCTGACGATGTAGATCGTGCTGTACGCGCAGCCCGAAAGGCATACGAAAATGTGTGGTCCGTAATGGATCCTTCTGAGCGGGGCAAGTATATCTATCGTATTGCACGACTCATACAGGAGCGGGCACGTGAGTTTGCGGTGATTGAGTCATTGGATGGGGGCAAGCCCATACGCGAATCGCGGACTGTAGATGTGCCTCTGGCGGCTGCACACTTTTTCTACTACGCAGGCTGGGCTGACAAGCTCCGCTATGCTTTTCCCGGCAGAAAACCCAAACCTCTGGGTGTGGCCGGGCAGATTATACCGTGGAATTTTCCTCTGCTAATGGCTGCATGGAAAATTGCTCCGGCCCTTGCCACAGGCAACACCGTAGTGCTGAAGCCAGCCGAAACAACGCCCCTTACAGCTCTTAAACTGGCCGAACTGATTCAGGATGCGGGGTTGCCTCCCGGAGTAGTTAATATCGTTACCGGAGCAGGTAAAACAGGCGCTGCTCTTGTGCAGCATCCCGATGTGGATAAAATTGCTTTCACCGGTAGCACAGAAGTAGGCAAAACCATTCAACGCACCCTTGCGGGCACAGGAAAAAAATACACTTTGGAGCTGGGCGGTAAGGCAGCCAACATAGTGTTTGAGGATGCCCCACTCGATCAGGCTGTGGAAGGTATTATCAATGGCATCTTCTTTAACCAGGGCCATGTGTGCTGTGCCGGCTCGCGTCTGTTTGTTCAGGAAAGCATTTATGAAAAACTTATTCGCAAATTGAAAGACCGCATGGAAACGCTCATTGTCGGTAATCCGCTGGACAAAAACACCGACATCGGGGCTATCAATTCAAAAGCACAGCTGGAAAAGATTCAGCAATACCTGCACATCGGCAAACAGGAGGGAGCCGAAATGTATCAGACCTCATGTCCTGTGCCGCAAAAAGGGTACTGGTGCCGTCCCACGTTGTTTTTAAACTGCTCCCAGTCGCATCGCATCGTGCAGGACGAAATTTTCGGGCCTGTGCTAGCCGTGCAAACTTTCAGAACTGTAGAGGAGGCTATTGAAAAGGCTAATAACACACCCTATGGACTTTCAGGAGGTGTATGGACCGATAAGGGCTCCAAAATATTCAAAGTCTCCTCCAAAATTCGTTCAGGGGTCATTTGGGCAAATACCTATAACAAGTTTGACCCCACATCGCCTTTTGGAGGATACAAAGAAAGCGGAATGGGCCGTGAAGGTGGTTTGCATGGGCTGAGTGCCTATATTGATTTGAACTGA
- the deoC gene encoding 2-deoxyribose-5-phosphate aldolase — protein MGTKVQLFSDTTIDQIGVEERVARLCARSIKKESKVAGLRLALSMIDLTTLEGKDSEGKVRQLCYKAMHLHDELPGLPTVAAVCVYPTLVRVAKKALAGSNIKVAAVATAFPSGLAPLSVKLADTRFAVKEGADEIDMVISRGKFLQGEYNYVFDEIAAVKEACGQAHLKVILETGELSTLDNVRKASEIAMRAGADFIKTSTGKIQPAATMPVTLVMLEAIRDFYYETGRKVGMKPAGGISAAKQALQYLVMVKETLGAGWLTPDYFRFGASRLANDILMQIMKEETGRYQSADYFSVD, from the coding sequence ATGGGAACCAAGGTACAATTATTCAGCGATACGACCATTGACCAGATAGGTGTGGAAGAGCGGGTAGCCCGCCTGTGTGCACGCAGCATCAAAAAAGAATCTAAAGTGGCAGGCCTGCGGCTTGCTTTGAGCATGATTGATCTTACAACCCTGGAAGGTAAAGATAGTGAGGGAAAAGTAAGGCAGCTTTGTTATAAAGCCATGCATTTACATGACGAACTGCCGGGTTTGCCAACGGTAGCAGCTGTATGTGTATATCCTACTTTGGTACGTGTGGCGAAAAAAGCATTGGCCGGCAGTAACATAAAAGTTGCCGCTGTGGCCACTGCTTTTCCTTCGGGGCTTGCTCCCCTTAGTGTGAAGCTGGCCGATACCCGCTTTGCCGTCAAGGAAGGAGCCGATGAAATTGACATGGTCATTTCAAGAGGCAAGTTTCTGCAAGGTGAATACAACTACGTTTTTGATGAAATTGCCGCAGTGAAAGAAGCCTGTGGCCAGGCTCATCTGAAGGTGATACTGGAGACCGGAGAGCTGAGTACCCTGGACAACGTGCGCAAAGCAAGTGAAATTGCCATGCGGGCCGGGGCTGATTTTATTAAAACATCAACGGGGAAAATACAGCCGGCTGCCACCATGCCCGTTACCCTGGTTATGCTGGAGGCCATCCGGGATTTTTATTATGAAACCGGACGCAAAGTAGGCATGAAGCCCGCAGGCGGGATTTCTGCTGCCAAACAAGCACTCCAGTATCTGGTAATGGTCAAGGAAACCCTCGGTGCAGGCTGGCTTACGCCCGATTATTTCCGTTTCGGTGCAAGCAGGCTGGCCAATGATATACTTATGCAGATTATGAAGGAAGAAACCGGTCGCTATCAAAGTGCAGACTATTTCTCTGTGGACTGA